A window of the Polaribacter batillariae genome harbors these coding sequences:
- a CDS encoding tetratricopeptide repeat protein codes for MATYKKKYKPEGKKEQQNVDNMESTTAEVFNTLDETASKSEQWIEKNSKPLFYSLVAVVVIFLAYLGYNKYIVEPNELEASNELAFPRKYFDEAATAGSGIDSLLNLGLEGVDGKYGFLDIAQKYSGTDAGNLANYYAGVSYLQMKNYEKAIEYLNKFDSDDALLGPVSLGAIGDAFADIDQLEDALDYYEKAANKKENAFTTPLYLYKAGQTAMQLKKFDKAESLFTKIKENYPNSDQGRDVEKFIYAAKYAGK; via the coding sequence ATGGCAACATACAAGAAGAAATATAAACCAGAAGGAAAAAAAGAGCAACAAAATGTTGACAATATGGAGAGTACAACTGCAGAAGTATTTAATACTTTAGATGAAACTGCGTCGAAATCCGAGCAATGGATAGAAAAAAACAGCAAACCGTTGTTTTACTCTTTAGTTGCTGTTGTTGTTATTTTCTTAGCTTATTTAGGATATAATAAATACATTGTAGAACCAAACGAGTTAGAAGCTTCTAACGAATTGGCATTTCCAAGAAAATATTTCGACGAAGCTGCAACTGCAGGTTCTGGAATCGATTCTCTATTAAATTTAGGTTTAGAAGGTGTAGATGGTAAATATGGTTTTTTAGACATCGCTCAAAAATATAGTGGAACTGATGCAGGAAACTTAGCCAACTACTATGCTGGTGTTTCGTATTTACAAATGAAAAACTACGAAAAAGCAATTGAATATTTAAATAAATTCGATTCAGATGATGCCTTATTAGGCCCAGTATCTTTAGGAGCTATTGGAGATGCTTTTGCAGATATCGATCAACTAGAAGATGCTTTAGATTATTACGAAAAAGCAGCCAATAAAAAAGAAAACGCATTTACAACACCTTTATATTTATACAAAGCGGGTCAAACAGCAATGCAGTTAAAGAAGTTCGATAAAGCTGAATCTTTATTCACAAAAATTAAAGAAAACTACCCAAATTCCGACCAAGGTAGAGACGTAGAGAAATTTATTTACGCAGCAAAATACGCTGGTAAATAG
- the ribH gene encoding 6,7-dimethyl-8-ribityllumazine synthase: MATTNLSYYDKATIPNANSFRFGMVVSEWNPEITKNLQKGAIETLIDCGALKENIISWNVPGSFELVFGCKKMILSQQVDAIIAIGNVIQGETKHFDFVCEGVTQGIVDLNIKYDVPVIFCVLTDNTKQQSLERSGGKLGNKGIECAVAAVKMAALRNIGRSKENIGF, from the coding sequence ATGGCTACAACCAATTTATCTTATTACGATAAAGCAACCATCCCAAATGCGAATTCTTTTCGATTTGGGATGGTTGTTTCTGAATGGAATCCAGAAATCACAAAAAACCTTCAAAAAGGTGCAATTGAAACTTTAATAGACTGTGGTGCTTTAAAAGAAAATATAATTTCTTGGAACGTTCCTGGAAGTTTCGAATTGGTTTTTGGTTGCAAAAAAATGATTCTATCGCAACAAGTAGATGCCATTATTGCCATTGGAAATGTTATTCAAGGAGAAACCAAACATTTCGATTTTGTTTGTGAAGGTGTAACACAAGGTATTGTAGATTTAAATATCAAATACGACGTTCCTGTTATTTTTTGTGTCTTAACAGACAATACCAAACAGCAATCTCTAGAAAGATCTGGTGGTAAATTAGGTAATAAAGGAATTGAATGTGCTGTTGCAGCAGTAAAAATGGCGGCTCTAAGAAACATAGGAAGAAGTAAAG